Proteins co-encoded in one Myxococcus guangdongensis genomic window:
- a CDS encoding TIGR03118 family protein, producing MASVPGIAAAQAPGELPNTYAQRNLVSDGAVPAEHVDPNIVNGWGLAFNPFGFAWVADNGSGVSTLYDGDGNAQPLVVTVPVPAGAMAPSSPTGIVFSGSEGFVVKQGTASGPARFIFVTEQGVVAAWAPAADPVNAVITVDNSGSGAVYKGLALATNGTGTYLYATNFSKAKVDVFDSTFAPATLAGSFADPSLPAGYAPFGIQNINGDIYVSYAQQDAQYKDDVPGAGLGYVNVFDANGRFIRRLISQGNLNAPWGMAVAPASFGRFAGRLLVGNFGDGTINAYDTVTGALDAQLQGTNGQPLVIEGLWALSFGNGLQNQPTNTLFFTSGPGDEAHGLYGRIDAPAVTTTGTHQPRALHR from the coding sequence GTGGCCTCGGTGCCCGGCATCGCCGCGGCCCAGGCCCCAGGGGAGCTGCCCAATACCTATGCCCAGCGCAACCTCGTTTCCGACGGCGCCGTGCCCGCGGAACACGTGGACCCGAACATCGTCAACGGCTGGGGGCTCGCCTTCAATCCGTTTGGCTTTGCCTGGGTGGCGGACAACGGCTCGGGCGTCTCGACGCTCTATGACGGGGACGGCAACGCGCAGCCGCTCGTGGTGACCGTGCCCGTACCCGCTGGAGCCATGGCTCCCTCGAGCCCCACGGGAATCGTCTTCAGCGGCTCCGAGGGCTTCGTCGTGAAGCAGGGCACCGCCAGCGGGCCCGCCCGCTTCATCTTCGTCACGGAGCAAGGCGTCGTCGCCGCGTGGGCCCCCGCCGCTGACCCCGTCAACGCGGTCATCACGGTGGACAACTCCGGCTCGGGGGCTGTCTACAAGGGGCTGGCCCTGGCGACCAATGGCACGGGCACCTACCTGTACGCCACCAACTTCTCCAAGGCGAAGGTGGATGTCTTCGACAGCACGTTCGCGCCGGCGACGCTCGCCGGGAGTTTCGCGGACCCCTCCCTGCCCGCGGGTTATGCCCCGTTCGGCATCCAGAACATCAACGGCGACATCTACGTGAGCTATGCGCAGCAGGATGCGCAGTACAAGGACGATGTGCCGGGCGCGGGCCTGGGCTACGTCAACGTCTTCGATGCGAATGGTCGATTCATCCGCAGGCTGATTTCCCAGGGCAACCTGAACGCCCCCTGGGGGATGGCCGTGGCGCCCGCGTCCTTCGGGCGGTTCGCCGGACGGCTGCTGGTGGGCAACTTCGGCGATGGGACCATCAATGCCTATGACACGGTGACGGGCGCGCTCGACGCGCAACTCCAAGGCACGAACGGGCAGCCCCTCGTGATTGAAGGCCTGTGGGCGCTGAGCTTCGGCAACGGACTTCAGAACCAGCCCACCAATACCCTGTTCTTCACCTCCGGTCCGGGGGATGAAGCCCACG